Proteins encoded together in one Pantoea sp. CCBC3-3-1 window:
- the tig gene encoding trigger factor, with amino-acid sequence MQVSVETTQGLGRRVTITVDKDVIENAVKKELVNVSKKVRIDGFRKGKVPMTVVAQRYGASVRQDVLGELMQRNFVDAIIKEKINPAGAPDYVPGEYKTGEDFTYSVEFEVYPEVELKGLDAIEVEKPVVTVTDEDVDAMLDTLRKQQATWKETDRAAEAEDRATIDFNGSVDGEEFEGGKASDFVLAMGQGRMIPGFEEGVVGHKAGETFTIDVNFPEDYHAENLKGKAAKFEIVLKKVEERELPEFTEEFIKRFGVEDGSVAGLRTEVRKNMERELKGAVRNRVKTQAIDGLVSANEIDVPAALIDGEIDVLKRQAAQRFGGNEQQALELPRELFEEQAKRRVVVGLLLGEVIRTHELKADEDRVKALIEEMASAYEDPSEVIEFYSKNNELMNNMRNVALEEQAVEAVLEKAKVTEKETNFQELMNQTQTA; translated from the coding sequence ATGCAAGTTTCAGTAGAAACAACTCAGGGCCTGGGCCGTCGCGTTACGATTACCGTTGATAAAGATGTGATCGAAAACGCGGTGAAGAAAGAGCTGGTCAACGTATCTAAAAAGGTGCGTATCGACGGTTTCCGCAAAGGGAAAGTGCCGATGACTGTCGTTGCACAGCGTTACGGTGCGTCTGTTCGCCAGGACGTGCTGGGCGAACTGATGCAGCGCAACTTTGTTGACGCGATCATCAAAGAGAAAATCAATCCGGCTGGCGCACCAGACTACGTGCCAGGCGAATACAAAACCGGTGAAGACTTCACTTACTCCGTTGAGTTTGAAGTGTACCCGGAAGTTGAGCTGAAAGGTCTGGACGCAATCGAAGTTGAAAAACCGGTTGTAACCGTGACTGACGAAGACGTTGACGCCATGCTGGACACGCTGCGTAAGCAGCAGGCCACCTGGAAAGAAACCGATCGTGCAGCGGAAGCGGAAGACCGCGCAACTATCGACTTCAACGGTTCTGTAGACGGTGAAGAGTTTGAAGGCGGCAAAGCTTCTGACTTCGTACTGGCGATGGGCCAGGGTCGTATGATCCCAGGCTTTGAAGAAGGCGTTGTTGGCCACAAAGCGGGCGAAACCTTCACTATTGACGTCAACTTCCCGGAAGATTACCACGCTGAAAACCTGAAAGGGAAAGCGGCGAAGTTTGAAATCGTGCTGAAGAAAGTTGAAGAGCGCGAGCTGCCAGAGTTCACTGAAGAGTTCATCAAGCGTTTCGGCGTGGAAGATGGCTCTGTAGCGGGTCTGCGTACCGAAGTGCGTAAAAACATGGAGCGCGAGCTGAAAGGCGCCGTGCGTAACCGTGTGAAGACTCAGGCTATCGACGGTCTGGTGAGCGCGAATGAAATCGACGTGCCCGCTGCGCTGATTGACGGCGAAATCGATGTGCTGAAGCGTCAGGCAGCACAGCGTTTTGGCGGCAATGAGCAGCAGGCTCTGGAACTGCCACGTGAGCTGTTCGAAGAGCAGGCTAAGCGCCGCGTTGTTGTTGGTCTGCTGCTGGGTGAAGTTATCCGCACTCACGAACTGAAAGCAGATGAAGATCGCGTTAAAGCACTGATCGAAGAAATGGCTTCTGCCTACGAAGATCCGTCTGAAGTGATCGAGTTCTACAGCAAGAACAACGAGCTGATGAACAACATGCGTAACGTTGCTCTGGAAGAACAGGCTGTTGAAGCCGTTCTGGAAAAAGCCAAAGTTACCGAAAAAGAAACGAACTTCCAGGAACTGATGAACCAGACCCAAACGGCCTGA
- the ampG gene encoding muropeptide MFS transporter AmpG, which produces MPSHYLQIFTQRNAALLLVLGFASGLPLALTSGTLQAWMAVENVDIKTIGFFSLVGQAYVFKFLWSPLMDRYTPPFLGRRRGWLLVTQLLLIVGIALMGFMQPSRDLTLLASLAVLIAFCSASQDIVFDAWKTDILAPEERGSGAAISVLGYRLAMLVSGGLALWLADRYVGWQAIWWVMAAMMVPAVLATLMAKEPVDAVVQPRTLEEAVIAPLKDFFTRNNAWLILSLIVLYKLGDAFAASLTTIFLIRGVGFDAGDVGLVNKTLGLLATIVGALYGGILMQRLSLYRALMLFGILQGASNIAYWLLSVTDKHLYSMAAAVFVENLCGGMGTAAFVALLMTLCNKSFSATQFALLSALSAVGRVYVGPVAGWFVESWGWPTFYAFSVVAALPGLVLLAGCKTTLERAQSGAEFSVRSRFTSGYRWALRTLKTGALLVAIGLILLAVRATGLLDTGSAITLLLQSGTMLAVAGIVCGSLLDFMAMRKPHLS; this is translated from the coding sequence ATGCCCAGTCACTATCTGCAAATTTTCACCCAACGTAATGCCGCCCTCCTGCTCGTTCTCGGCTTTGCTTCCGGCCTGCCTCTTGCTCTGACGTCCGGTACGTTACAAGCCTGGATGGCCGTTGAGAACGTCGATATCAAGACCATTGGTTTTTTCTCGCTGGTTGGCCAGGCCTACGTCTTTAAATTTCTCTGGTCGCCGCTGATGGACCGCTATACGCCGCCTTTTTTAGGACGTCGCCGCGGCTGGCTGCTGGTGACTCAACTGCTGTTGATCGTTGGCATCGCGCTAATGGGGTTTATGCAGCCCTCACGCGATTTAACGCTGCTCGCTTCCCTGGCGGTGCTGATCGCCTTCTGTTCCGCTTCACAGGATATCGTTTTTGATGCGTGGAAGACCGACATTCTTGCGCCTGAAGAACGCGGCAGCGGCGCGGCAATCAGCGTGCTGGGCTATCGACTGGCAATGCTGGTGTCCGGTGGACTCGCGCTGTGGCTGGCCGATCGCTACGTCGGCTGGCAGGCGATCTGGTGGGTAATGGCGGCGATGATGGTGCCTGCTGTTCTGGCAACGCTGATGGCAAAAGAACCCGTCGATGCGGTAGTGCAGCCGCGAACGCTGGAAGAAGCGGTGATTGCGCCCTTAAAAGACTTTTTTACCCGCAACAACGCCTGGCTAATCCTTTCTCTTATCGTTCTTTATAAACTCGGTGATGCCTTTGCCGCCAGCCTGACGACGATCTTTTTGATTCGTGGCGTAGGTTTTGATGCCGGCGATGTCGGTCTGGTGAATAAAACGCTGGGCTTGCTGGCAACGATTGTCGGTGCGCTTTATGGCGGCATACTGATGCAGCGCCTGAGCCTGTACCGGGCGCTGATGCTGTTTGGTATTTTGCAGGGCGCATCGAATATCGCCTACTGGCTGCTGTCGGTGACCGATAAGCATTTATACAGCATGGCAGCTGCCGTCTTCGTCGAAAACCTGTGTGGTGGCATGGGCACGGCAGCGTTTGTTGCGTTACTGATGACGCTATGCAACAAATCGTTCTCGGCCACGCAGTTTGCTCTCCTCTCTGCGTTGTCGGCGGTAGGCCGTGTTTATGTCGGGCCGGTAGCCGGATGGTTTGTGGAGAGCTGGGGCTGGCCGACCTTTTACGCCTTTTCAGTCGTGGCGGCGCTGCCGGGGCTGGTTTTGCTGGCAGGATGCAAAACAACGCTGGAGCGAGCGCAAAGTGGCGCAGAGTTTTCTGTACGCAGTCGTTTTACCTCGGGCTACCGGTGGGCCTTGAGAACATTGAAAACAGGTGCGCTACTTGTCGCCATCGGCCTAATCCTGTTGGCGGTAAGAGCAACCGGCCTGCTTGATACGGGAAGCGCTATTACGCTGTTGCTACAAAGCGGCACGATGCTGGCCGTAGCAGGCATTGTTTGCGGCAGTCTGCTGGACTTCATGGCGATGCGTAAACCTCATTTGTCGTAA
- the cyoA gene encoding cytochrome o ubiquinol oxidase subunit II, translating to MRLRKYNKSLGILSLIAGTVLLSGCDSALLNPKGQIALEQRSLILTAFGLMMIVVIPAVLMAVIFAWKYRASNTNAKYSPNWSHSNKVEAVVWTVPILIIIFLGVLTWKSTHALEPSKPIASTEKPVVIDVVALDWKWLFIYPEQGIATVNQIAFPANRPVSFHITSNSVMNSFFIPTLGSQIYAMAGMQTKLHLIANEPGTFDGISSNFSGRGFSGMKFKAIATPDQASFDQWVAKAKESSNTLMTMDDFDKLAAPSENHPVEFFSTANPDLFKQVIGKFKMNHGNMNMPEHEGMDMSEASHAGAEE from the coding sequence ATGAGACTCAGGAAATACAATAAAAGTTTGGGGATTTTGTCATTAATCGCAGGCACTGTATTGTTAAGTGGCTGTGATAGTGCATTGTTAAATCCCAAAGGACAGATTGCACTGGAGCAACGTTCGCTGATACTGACAGCCTTTGGCTTGATGATGATCGTCGTTATCCCGGCAGTCTTGATGGCAGTGATATTCGCCTGGAAATATCGGGCATCGAATACCAATGCAAAATACAGCCCTAACTGGTCACACTCGAACAAAGTGGAAGCCGTTGTCTGGACTGTACCCATCTTGATTATCATCTTCCTTGGCGTACTGACGTGGAAATCAACCCACGCGCTGGAACCAAGTAAACCGATCGCGTCTACCGAGAAACCGGTAGTTATCGATGTGGTTGCACTGGACTGGAAATGGCTGTTTATCTACCCGGAACAGGGTATTGCAACGGTTAACCAGATCGCGTTCCCTGCGAACCGACCTGTCAGTTTCCATATCACCTCTAATTCCGTTATGAACTCCTTCTTCATTCCTACCCTCGGTAGCCAGATTTACGCTATGGCGGGCATGCAGACCAAACTGCATCTGATTGCGAATGAACCAGGCACCTTTGACGGTATCTCCTCTAACTTCAGTGGTCGCGGCTTCTCCGGTATGAAGTTCAAAGCGATTGCCACCCCCGATCAGGCATCATTCGATCAGTGGGTAGCAAAAGCGAAAGAGTCTTCTAATACGCTGATGACGATGGATGATTTCGATAAACTGGCTGCGCCAAGCGAAAACCATCCCGTTGAGTTCTTCTCAACCGCTAATCCTGATTTGTTCAAGCAAGTTATTGGCAAATTCAAGATGAACCACGGGAACATGAACATGCCTGAACACGAAGGTATGGACATGAGCGAAGCCTCTCACGCGGGAGCCGAGGAATAA
- a CDS encoding lipoprotein, protein MLKKIIFPLLAIFMLAGCASNSNTLNVSPAIKLPQQDPGLTGITISINGADQRTDQALAKVNRDGQLVTLTPSRDLRFLLQEVLEKQMGARGYMIGPNGAVDLQIVVNNLYADVTQGNVRYSITTKADISIIATAKNGSKQVKNYRQTYSVEGAFNATNAKITNAVNSTLSDVISDMAQDTSVHEFIKQNAR, encoded by the coding sequence ATGTTAAAAAAAATAATTTTTCCTCTGCTGGCCATTTTCATGCTGGCTGGCTGTGCAAGTAACAGCAATACACTTAACGTCTCACCTGCCATCAAGTTACCGCAGCAGGATCCGGGACTCACCGGTATTACCATCAGCATTAATGGTGCCGATCAGCGTACCGATCAGGCTCTGGCAAAAGTAAACCGCGATGGACAACTGGTCACGCTAACCCCTTCCCGTGATTTACGTTTTCTGTTGCAGGAAGTGCTTGAGAAGCAGATGGGTGCTCGTGGCTACATGATTGGGCCTAACGGTGCTGTTGATTTGCAGATCGTCGTGAATAATCTTTACGCTGATGTGACTCAGGGCAACGTGCGTTACAGCATCACGACGAAAGCCGATATCTCGATCATCGCGACGGCCAAAAACGGCAGCAAGCAGGTTAAGAACTATCGCCAGACTTACAGTGTTGAAGGTGCATTCAATGCCACCAACGCCAAAATCACCAATGCCGTTAACTCAACGCTTAGCGACGTGATTTCGGATATGGCGCAGGACACCAGCGTGCACGAGTTTATCAAGCAAAACGCCCGTTAA
- the bolA gene encoding transcriptional regulator BolA, translating into MIREQIEEKLRTAFTPMHLEVHDESYRHNVPAGAESHFKVVIVSDSFLNQRFLQRHRAIYSELTDELAGSVHALALHTYTEKEWAGLQDTVPASPNCRGAGTLA; encoded by the coding sequence ATGATCCGCGAACAAATAGAAGAAAAGTTAAGAACGGCGTTTACACCCATGCATCTGGAGGTTCATGACGAAAGTTACCGTCATAATGTTCCTGCGGGGGCGGAAAGCCACTTTAAAGTGGTGATCGTCAGCGACAGCTTCCTTAATCAGCGTTTTTTGCAGCGTCATCGCGCTATTTATAGCGAACTGACCGACGAACTGGCTGGAAGTGTCCACGCGCTGGCATTGCATACTTACACCGAAAAAGAATGGGCGGGGTTGCAGGACACGGTGCCAGCCTCACCAAACTGTCGCGGTGCCGGTACGCTAGCCTGA